The Antarcticibacterium sp. 1MA-6-2 genome has a window encoding:
- the rpsA gene encoding 30S ribosomal protein S1, with product MAEENKNQDVQEVAGMDTASQPDTVAQQQNPEKFLADFNWHNYEEGIDPVDDQKLEEFEKLVSENFVDTLDDEVTTGKVINITDRDAIIDINAKSEGVISLNEFRYNPDLKVGDEVEVLIDVREDATGQLILSHRKARVIMAWDRVNKAHDESLIVNGFVKCRTKGGMIVDVFGIEAFLPGSQIDVKPIRDYDAYVGKTMEFKVVKINHEFKNVVVSHKALIEADIEEQKKEIIGQLEKGQVLEGTVKNITSYGVFVDLGGVDGLIHITDLSWSRINHPNEIVELDQKLNVVILDFDEAKTRIQLGLKQLHKHPWEALDENLAVGDKVKGKVVVIADYGAFIEVAEGVEGLIHVSEMSWSTHLRSAQDFVKVGDEVEAQILTLDRDDRKMSLGIKQLTPDPWTDITSKYPVGSRHSGIVRNFTNFGVFVELEEGIDGLIYISDLSWTKKIKHPSEFTNVGDTLEVVVLELDVDGRKLSLGHKQTESNPWDKYETEFAVGTTHTAEISEIVDKGATIEFNEDITAFVPTRHLEKEDGKKLKQGESAEFQIIEFNKEFKRVVASHTAIHKEEEQQIVKQAAKKAASQNNEKTTIGDVNAELQALKDKMEGK from the coding sequence ATGGCTGAAGAAAACAAAAATCAAGACGTTCAGGAAGTAGCAGGTATGGACACTGCTTCTCAACCGGACACAGTTGCACAGCAACAAAACCCTGAGAAATTTCTTGCAGATTTTAACTGGCACAACTACGAGGAAGGTATAGATCCTGTAGATGATCAAAAGCTTGAAGAATTTGAGAAGCTTGTTTCAGAAAATTTCGTAGACACTTTAGATGATGAGGTTACAACAGGAAAAGTAATTAATATTACAGATCGTGATGCAATCATTGACATTAATGCTAAGAGTGAAGGTGTTATTTCCCTTAACGAATTTCGTTACAATCCAGATCTAAAAGTAGGTGATGAGGTTGAAGTTTTAATTGATGTGCGTGAAGATGCTACAGGACAATTAATTCTTTCTCACCGTAAGGCCCGAGTTATTATGGCCTGGGATCGTGTAAATAAAGCTCACGACGAAAGTTTAATAGTAAATGGTTTTGTAAAATGTCGTACCAAAGGTGGTATGATCGTAGACGTATTTGGAATTGAGGCTTTCCTTCCGGGATCTCAAATCGACGTAAAACCAATTAGGGATTACGATGCATACGTTGGTAAGACTATGGAATTTAAAGTTGTTAAGATCAACCACGAATTCAAGAACGTAGTAGTATCTCACAAAGCTCTTATTGAAGCTGATATTGAAGAGCAGAAGAAAGAGATCATTGGTCAGTTAGAAAAAGGTCAGGTACTTGAAGGTACTGTTAAGAACATTACTTCTTACGGTGTATTCGTAGACCTTGGCGGTGTAGATGGACTTATCCACATTACAGATCTTAGCTGGTCACGTATTAACCATCCAAATGAGATCGTTGAACTTGATCAAAAACTTAATGTTGTTATTCTTGACTTTGATGAAGCTAAGACAAGAATTCAATTAGGTCTTAAGCAATTACACAAACACCCATGGGAAGCTCTTGATGAGAATCTTGCTGTAGGTGATAAAGTAAAAGGTAAAGTAGTTGTAATCGCAGATTACGGTGCATTTATCGAAGTTGCTGAAGGTGTTGAAGGTCTTATCCACGTTTCTGAAATGTCATGGAGCACGCATTTGCGTTCTGCCCAGGATTTCGTGAAAGTAGGGGATGAGGTTGAAGCTCAAATCTTAACTTTAGATCGTGATGATCGTAAAATGTCTCTTGGAATTAAGCAATTAACTCCAGATCCATGGACTGATATTACTTCAAAATATCCTGTAGGTTCAAGACATTCAGGTATCGTACGTAACTTCACCAACTTTGGTGTTTTCGTAGAACTTGAAGAAGGAATCGACGGACTTATTTATATCTCTGACCTTTCATGGACCAAGAAGATCAAGCATCCAAGTGAATTTACTAATGTAGGTGATACTTTGGAAGTTGTTGTATTAGAATTAGATGTTGATGGACGTAAACTTAGTTTAGGTCACAAACAAACTGAATCTAATCCTTGGGATAAGTATGAAACTGAGTTTGCTGTAGGTACAACTCACACTGCAGAAATTTCTGAAATAGTAGACAAAGGTGCGACTATCGAGTTTAATGAAGATATCACAGCTTTTGTTCCTACCCGTCACCTTGAAAAAGAAGATGGTAAGAAATTAAAGCAGGGAGAAAGTGCAGAGTTCCAAATCATTGAATTCAATAAAGAATTTAAGAGAGTGGTAGCTTCTCACACTGCAATCCACAAAGAAGAAGAGCAGCAAATAGTGAAGCAGGCAGCTAAAAAAGCTGCATCACAAAACAATGAAAAGACAACCATTGGTGATGTGAATGCTGAGCTACAAGCTCTTAAAGATAAGATGGAAGGAAAATAA
- a CDS encoding aspartate carbamoyltransferase catalytic subunit, whose protein sequence is MNELSVNHLLGIKYLNQNDIELIFKTADHFKEVINRPIKKVPSLRDITIANLFFENSTRTRLSFELAEKRLSADVINFSASSSSVTKGETLIDTVNNILSMKVDMVVMRHPNPGAGIFLSRNVEASIINAGDGTHEHPTQALLDSYSIREKLGEVKGKKVVIVGDILHSRVALSNIFALRLQGAEVKVCGPKTLIPKHIESLGVKVETNLRKALEWCDVANMLRVQNERMEISYFPSTREYTQQFGLNKQILDSLEKKIVVMHPGPINRGVEITSDVADSKQAIILDQVQNGVAIRMAVIYLLASKIKP, encoded by the coding sequence ATGAACGAATTAAGTGTAAACCACTTACTGGGAATTAAGTATCTTAACCAGAACGATATTGAGCTTATTTTTAAAACAGCCGATCATTTTAAGGAAGTAATCAATAGACCCATTAAAAAAGTTCCTTCTCTGCGGGATATAACAATTGCCAATTTATTTTTTGAGAACAGCACCAGGACAAGATTATCTTTTGAACTAGCCGAAAAAAGGCTAAGTGCAGATGTTATAAATTTTTCTGCCTCCAGCTCTTCGGTCACGAAAGGGGAGACTCTTATAGATACTGTAAATAACATCCTTTCTATGAAAGTAGATATGGTTGTAATGAGACATCCCAACCCTGGAGCAGGAATTTTTTTATCCAGAAATGTTGAGGCCAGTATAATCAATGCCGGAGATGGAACCCACGAACATCCTACACAGGCGCTTCTTGATTCCTATTCAATAAGAGAAAAACTGGGAGAAGTGAAAGGCAAAAAAGTAGTTATAGTAGGGGATATTTTACATAGCAGGGTTGCCCTTTCTAACATATTTGCTTTACGTCTTCAGGGAGCAGAAGTAAAGGTATGCGGTCCAAAAACCTTAATTCCAAAACATATTGAATCATTAGGAGTAAAAGTGGAAACAAATCTAAGAAAAGCTCTTGAATGGTGTGATGTGGCAAACATGTTGCGGGTTCAAAATGAGAGGATGGAAATAAGTTATTTTCCCAGCACAAGAGAATACACGCAGCAGTTTGGACTTAATAAGCAAATTCTAGATTCACTGGAGAAAAAAATTGTTGTTATGCACCCTGGACCCATTAACAGGGGAGTAGAAATTACAAGTGACGTGGCAGATTCGAAGCAGGCTATCATTCTTGACCAGGTTCAAAATGGAGTAGCGATTCGAATGGCCGTAATTTATTTGCTGGCTTCTAAGATAAAACCTTAA
- a CDS encoding ribonuclease Z, producing MKVIQKENYIIIEGNNDDLGGLATLISQEHKEIQKDNVVIDILAKEDLKEKDLLVFLEISNLHRLQKKSFVIAAREMSFDNIPEELIVVPSLREAEDIINMEELERELEH from the coding sequence ATGAAAGTTATTCAGAAGGAAAATTACATAATTATAGAAGGTAACAATGATGATTTGGGTGGACTTGCCACATTAATTTCACAGGAACACAAAGAAATCCAGAAGGATAATGTGGTTATAGATATTTTAGCTAAAGAAGATCTTAAAGAAAAGGATCTTCTGGTTTTCCTGGAAATTTCAAATCTTCACAGGCTTCAAAAGAAATCATTTGTAATTGCTGCCAGAGAGATGTCTTTTGATAATATTCCGGAAGAATTAATTGTGGTTCCAAGTTTAAGGGAGGCAGAAGACATTATTAATATGGAAGAGCTGGAGAGAGAACTTGAGCACTAA
- the pdxH gene encoding pyridoxamine 5'-phosphate oxidase produces MSKSLADFRRIYSKGQLMEAEIPDDPLNLFQVWFEQMEKIKDLVEVNAMTISTMGLDGFPKNRVVLLKEFGAEGFTFFTNYNSEKAEALKANPHICLSFFWAELERQVIIKGKAEKCSEERSTEYFQSRPRGSQIGAWASNQSREIASREVLEESVRELENKFVNKDIPKPEFWGGYLVRPVSIEFWQGRPNRLHDRILYTKENEQWLTKRLAP; encoded by the coding sequence ATGAGTAAAAGTCTGGCAGATTTCCGGCGGATCTATTCCAAAGGCCAGTTAATGGAAGCTGAAATTCCCGATGATCCTCTTAATTTATTTCAGGTGTGGTTTGAGCAGATGGAGAAAATTAAAGACCTGGTGGAGGTTAATGCAATGACAATTTCCACAATGGGATTAGACGGTTTTCCAAAAAACAGGGTTGTTCTATTAAAAGAATTTGGAGCTGAAGGTTTTACATTTTTTACAAATTACAATTCAGAAAAAGCGGAAGCTCTTAAAGCTAATCCTCATATTTGTCTCTCTTTCTTTTGGGCAGAACTTGAGCGGCAGGTAATAATAAAAGGAAAAGCAGAAAAATGTTCAGAAGAGAGATCTACTGAATACTTTCAATCCAGGCCCCGGGGTAGTCAAATAGGAGCTTGGGCGTCCAACCAAAGCAGGGAAATAGCTTCGAGGGAAGTATTGGAAGAATCTGTGAGGGAACTGGAAAACAAATTTGTAAATAAAGATATTCCGAAACCCGAATTTTGGGGTGGATATTTAGTTCGTCCCGTTTCTATTGAATTTTGGCAGGGGCGACCCAACAGGCTTCACGACAGGATTTTGTATACAAAAGAAAATGAGCAATGGCTCACTAAACGACTTGCACCATAA
- a CDS encoding histidine phosphatase family protein codes for MKRLILVRHGKSSWKYDVADDKRPLKKRGFADGELISEAFKRFQDHPILIWTSPAVRAYETAKIFKDKLEVEDQDFVIKSQLYTFNQSSLLTQIGTCEPSVNELMIFGHNPAMTQVVNSIGDKTFSNIPTTGLTIIDFETRDWNDLKNGKTILNLFPKNLR; via the coding sequence ATGAAAAGACTCATACTTGTAAGACATGGGAAATCCTCCTGGAAATATGATGTTGCAGATGACAAAAGACCTCTGAAAAAACGAGGCTTTGCAGATGGGGAACTCATTTCTGAAGCTTTTAAAAGATTTCAGGACCATCCTATCCTAATATGGACCAGTCCTGCGGTAAGAGCCTATGAGACTGCAAAAATTTTTAAAGATAAACTTGAGGTGGAGGATCAGGATTTCGTAATAAAATCCCAGCTCTATACTTTTAATCAAAGTTCCCTGTTAACTCAAATAGGAACCTGTGAACCTTCGGTAAATGAATTAATGATATTTGGTCATAACCCGGCTATGACGCAAGTGGTGAATTCCATAGGTGATAAAACCTTTAGTAATATTCCTACTACAGGGTTAACTATAATAGACTTCGAAACCAGGGACTGGAACGACCTCAAAAATGGAAAAACTATTCTCAATTTATTTCCTAAAAATTTACGATAA